A stretch of DNA from Microlunatus capsulatus:
AGGATCCGCGGCCGCTCCCGCTGCTGGGCCTTGCGCCGCATGAGCAGCAGCGACCCGAGGTAGGCCAGCAGGAGGACGCCGAGGACCAGCTGCCCGATCCCGCTCCGGTAGGCCACGAAGAAGTCGGGGGAGACGGCGAAGGCGACCAGCAGCGTGCCCAGCGAGATGACCGTGACCTGCCGGACGACGACGTAGGGCTTGGAGCGCTCCACCTCGATCGCCCTCCGCCCCGCCAAGGTGGCCTGCAGCGAGTCGGCCAGCGCCTGCAGGGTCACCGACGCACCGTTGGCCCCGCGGTTGGCGGCGAGGATCAGGGGGGCCAGCACCCCGTCGGCGTCCGGGGAGTCGAGCGCGTCGGCCATCCGCAGCAGGGCCTCCCGGGTGTCCCAGCGGTTGTTGAGCCGGGCGACCAGGGTCTCGACCTCGTCGGCGAGCAGCGGCGGGGCCGTCCGGCGGGAGATCCGCAGGGCGTCGGTGATCGACTTGCCGGTGGCCAGCGTGGCGCTCAGCGAGCGGACCCAGCGGTCGAGCGCCTCGAGCAGGGCGATGTCGCGCGCCCGCGGCGCCGTCAGCAGGTAGGGCAGTCCGAGGGCGAGCACCGGGACCAGCGGCAGGGCGATCAGCCAGCCGGTGGCCGCCGCGACCGCCGTCCCCGCGGCCAGCCCGAGCACCAGCACGACGTCGCGACGCCGCCCGCGCGGGCCGGCCGGGCGCCGGCTCCACCGCGCCCACACCTGCGCCGGCGACGCGCTCGACCCACGTCGGCTGACGGGGGCCCGCCGCTGCAGCCCGCCGACCAGCAGCCAGAGCCCGCCGACGAGCAGCAGGCCCGCGAGCGCGGCCACGGAGGTCATCGGCCGCCGTCCGGTCGGGGGCGGACGGGCAGCGGGCGGCGGAAGGGCAGCAGCTCGGCCTCGAAGTCGGCGTCGGGGAAGAAGCCGGGCGGCTGCGTGCCGGTGCCGGTGGCGGAGTAGGTCAGGTGGGTGACCGGACGGCCGCTCTCGGTGGCCCGGGTGACCTGGCGGATCTCGGCGACGAAGCGGCGGCGCACCCCGCCCTTCCAGGTGTCGTCCTGCAGCCGGACGTGCACGAGGAGGTGGATGTTGTGGGCGATCTGGCGGTAGGCCTCGTCGATCGTCAGCACGCCACCCTGCGCGACCCGGGAGGCGAGCCGGTCGATCGTCGACTCGGCGGAGTGCGAGTGCGTGGTCGAGAGCGTGCCGGTGCCGGCCTGCATCGCCTCGAACATGGCGGCGGCCTCCCCGCCCCGGACCTCACCCACCACGAGCCGCGAGAGGTTCTGCCGGAGCGCCTCGGGCATGAGGTCGGCGATCGTCACCTCGCCGACCCGGGTGCCGCCGGAGGTCTCGCCGTGGCCGGTGCGGGCCTGCAGGGCGAGGATGTTCTCCCGGCCGGGCTGCAGGTGGGTCATCAGCTCGTAGTCGGTCTCCAGGGTGCCGAAGCGCTCGGTGCTCGGGATGGCGTGGATCAGCGCCCGCAGCAGCGTCGTCTTCCCGGCGCCCTGGTCGCCCGAGATGACGACGGACTTGCGGGCCAGGATGGCCGCGTCGAGGAAGCGGGCGACCTCCAGCGGCATCAGGCCGCCGTCGGCGAGCTCGGCGAGCGAGACGTCGGTCAGCGTGTGCTGCCGGATGACGACGCTGGGCCGGTAGGAGAGGCCGAAGCCGATGGCGTGCAGCCGGAAGCGCTCGCCGAGGGCCAGGGTCATCGACGGGTGCGTGTCGTCGAAGGGCCGCGAGGGCTGGCCGTTCTGGCCCAGGAAGCGGATGGCCTCCACCAGCTCGTCGTCGCTGTCGGCGACCGGCGGCATCCGCTCGCGGCGGCCGTCGCCGTACTGGACGACGACCGAGTTCCAGCCGTGGATCTCGATGTTCTCCACGCTCCGCATCTCCAGCAGCGGCTGCAGCCGGCCGTAGCCGAAGACCGCGTCCTCCACGGCGGTGACGTAGGTCTGCTCCTGGGCCGGGGACCACAGCTCGGCGCCGGCCCGGTGCAGCGCCCGCACGTGGTCCCCGACCACCCGGCGGATGACGGCCCGGCCGAGGAGCAGCCGGTCGTCACCCGCGAGCGGGCGCCCGGTGCTCCGCTGCTGGGCGGCGCTCTCCTCGGTGATGACCTCCGAGGCGCGGCGGCGGAGCTCGGCGACCTCCCCCCAGTCCAGGCCGACGGCGAGCAGATCCGGCCGGGCCGCGACCTCGGTCCGGCTGAGGTGGCCGAGGCCGGGACGGGCCGGCGCTGCGGCGGCGCTCCAGCCCGGCTCGTCGGCGAGCTCCCGCAGGACGGGGACGGCGTCGAGGTCGGGAACGGGCTCCAGGGCGGGCACGGTGCGGGTGCGGTCGTCCACGTCAGCTCCTCACCAGGGCGCTCGACTGCTGGAGGACGCCCGCGAACGTCGAGGCGGTGCTCCGCACGGCCTTGACCAGCGGGGCGCCGGCGAACTTGCGGTGCTGCGGGGCGCCGTCGGAGAAGTGGGCGGCCGAGGCGGGGTCGTGGGGCAGCCGGGCGACCACCTCGAGCCCGAGGGCGCGGCCGATCTCGGCGCTGCGGTAGGGATGGCCCTCGTCGACGACGACGAGACCGGTCCGCCGCCGGGCGCCGGACCCCGCGCGCTGGGCCTCGGCGAGCACCGGCAGCTGCACGCGGGTGGCGAGCACGGCGCGGAGGCTGGAGCCGAGGAGGACCGCGGTGAGCGCGCTGCGCTCCAGCAGGGCGGGCGGCAGCCCGAGCGGGCCGAGCCGGCCGGCGTCCACGACCACGTCGAGGTCTACGTCGCCGAGCCGGTCGAGCGCGTCGGCGAGGTCGTCCCAGACGCCGGCGAAGTGGGCGGCGCTGCCGGGCCGGGTGAAGCCGGGCAGGAAGAGCCGGCGGTCGCCGTCGGTCTCGGCGAGGGTGAGGCACTGGTCGACGACGGCCTCCCGCAGGTTGCGGCGGTCGCGGTGGGCCTCGGCGACCCGCAGCAGCCCCTTGCCGCCGGTCGAGCGGCCGGTCAGGTAGCCGGCCAGCACGGCCTGGGACGCACCGGGGTCGGCGTCGACGAGCAGCACGGGCCGGGGCCAGGTGAGCGCCAGCCCGACGGCCAGCGTGGTGACGCCGGGCGACCCGCTGCAGGAGGTGAGGACGAGGACGGCCATCTCAGCGACCCGCGTCCCGGACGACGGTCAGCCGCTCCTGCGCAGCCAGCAGGGCGACCGTCGGCGCCTGCCCCTGGTCGACGTCGACGGTCAGCACGATGGAGGCCCCGTCGACGCCGGGCACCTGCTCGACGACCCGCGCCCGGTAGGTCTTGCCGACGAGGGCGTCCGGTCCGCCGCCCTGGGTC
This window harbors:
- a CDS encoding type II secretion system F family protein; translation: MTSVAALAGLLLVGGLWLLVGGLQRRAPVSRRGSSASPAQVWARWSRRPAGPRGRRRDVVLVLGLAAGTAVAAATGWLIALPLVPVLALGLPYLLTAPRARDIALLEALDRWVRSLSATLATGKSITDALRISRRTAPPLLADEVETLVARLNNRWDTREALLRMADALDSPDADGVLAPLILAANRGANGASVTLQALADSLQATLAGRRAIEVERSKPYVVVRQVTVISLGTLLVAFAVSPDFFVAYRSGIGQLVLGVLLLAYLGSLLLMRRKAQQRERPRILVGAPR
- a CDS encoding CpaF family protein translates to MDDRTRTVPALEPVPDLDAVPVLRELADEPGWSAAAAPARPGLGHLSRTEVAARPDLLAVGLDWGEVAELRRRASEVITEESAAQQRSTGRPLAGDDRLLLGRAVIRRVVGDHVRALHRAGAELWSPAQEQTYVTAVEDAVFGYGRLQPLLEMRSVENIEIHGWNSVVVQYGDGRRERMPPVADSDDELVEAIRFLGQNGQPSRPFDDTHPSMTLALGERFRLHAIGFGLSYRPSVVIRQHTLTDVSLAELADGGLMPLEVARFLDAAILARKSVVISGDQGAGKTTLLRALIHAIPSTERFGTLETDYELMTHLQPGRENILALQARTGHGETSGGTRVGEVTIADLMPEALRQNLSRLVVGEVRGGEAAAMFEAMQAGTGTLSTTHSHSAESTIDRLASRVAQGGVLTIDEAYRQIAHNIHLLVHVRLQDDTWKGGVRRRFVAEIRQVTRATESGRPVTHLTYSATGTGTQPPGFFPDADFEAELLPFRRPLPVRPRPDGGR